In Streptomyces sannanensis, the DNA window CCCCGGTTCGGCAAGCGATGATCCCAGCTGTGGGAAGTGATCTTCGATCCGATTTCGAACACCAGAGGCCGGGATCGGATGTGAGAACTAGGTCCTGTCCGGCGGATCATGGTGGCGTTACGGGATTAGAGTCATCGGCGCCGTATCGACGTGATCGCCGGAAGGGGCTGCTTGACGTGTGGCCGGACTCATGGGCTGTGGTGGCTGAATCCGACCGAGAGCAATGGGACTACGCGCCGCTGGAGCGCGTTGGCCCGCTGCGGTTCGGTATGAGCGTGGAGGAGGTGACCAGCGCGATGCTGACGTGCGGCTTCACGTCCGACGCCGTTGCAGAGTTCGGCAAGTTCGGCCCGTTCAAGCAGTTGCGCACGAGATTCCGCGCCGTGGATGCCCCGTTCTACCGCGCGGACGTGGTGGCCTACTACGTCGTCCCGATGGGATTGACCTGCATCGCGGTCGACGCCCTGACCGGCCCCCAGGTCACGTTGGAGGGGATACGACTGGTCGGCCGGCCCCCGTCCGAGCTCTCGGATGAACTCACCGCTTACCTGTCGAGCACGGACAGGAGCGTCGAGATCACACCTGGCGGCGATATCGGCTCACAGGACCTGGGCATCATGCCGCGCGCGCAGCGAGCCGGTGATGTGCTGCTGACGCGGCTGGTCTTCGGTAGGCCCAACGACTGGGCCAACACCATGAGCGACTGCATTCCGGCCGACGAAATGCTCGGACACTACTGAGTGCTCAGGGTCTGAGCCAGAGGCGGATCGATGCGGCGTCACGGTACCGGTGCACATATAGAGCGGCGCGGCCGCTCTCACGATGGTCATGAATGCGCTGCGATCGCTCACGCGCGATCATCTTGCCACTCATCCAAGCGTGTTGGCCGACTCCGGGTGACAGCAGGCCGTGACAGGACCCGGTGCTTGCGAGCCGAACCGTGCCAGACAGTGCCAGACCTTCTTGAGCGCCTGCGGCTCGTAGCGGCTCGTGCGGGCAGCGTCGCCGATGACCCGGGGATCGAGGTGGCCGTCGACGGCGATCACGGCGCCGAGATCGACGTACTCCTGCCCGCGGAAGTCCGGGTGGCGCCGCAGGTGCTCCACGGTGAGCCGGAAGCCGGCGTGCCACTCGACGCGGCAGGGCAGCCGACGGGCGGCGGCCTCCACGGGCGTGCCGCGATAGACCCGCGCCCGCTTCGACGGGCTGATGGTCGTGCTCTATGGCCAGTTCCCGGCCAAGACCAGCCGCCTGACCACCGATCGGCTGGCGACGGAGCGCGATCAGACCGACGGCCATCGGCTCGACTTGTGCCGCCCGTCGGTCAGCAGCGCTGGTAGACCCGCCGACGTAGCTCCGGTGGTTGCGGGAGCTGTCTTCGACGTCAGTAGGCCGCCGCGTCTGCTACCGCTATGGCGGGCGGCAACACGACTACCGACGGTGCGTATCGAGTCGACCGTCACCGGCGGTTGAAGCCGGCGCCGGAGCCGCTGCTCCCAGCCGAGTGCCCTGTCGCAGGAAGGACACCAGCTTGCTCGCGGCCTGGAGGAGGTTCGCGCAGGCCAGCGCCGCCCACAGGCCGGTCAGTCCGCCCGCGTCGGCGATCGGTACGGCCAGCGCGGCCAGCGCCCCGAACCACACCACGGTCCACACCAGGCTCGGCCCGGTGCGTTTGAGCCCGATGAGGGCGAAGCCCACCACCGCCTGCAGGGCGTCGGTGACCACCACGGCCAGGACCAGCGGCAGCAGCCGCGTCACCTCGCCGCCCAGCGCCGGGTCGGTGGTGAACAGCCCCACGACCGGGCCCCGCAGGACGAGCAGCACGGCTCCCAGTACCGCGACCGCGCACAGCGCCACCCTGGTGCCGGCCCACACGCTGCTCCGGATGCGCGCCGTGTCGTGTTCCTCCGCGTAGCCGGCGATCAGGGGGACCGTGGCCTGACCCACGGCCACCGCCGCCGTGAAGATGACGTTGACCAGGGACTCGGAGACGTTGTGCACGGCGGCGCTGTCGGTGCTGAGCCGAGCGGCCGCGAAGGTCAGCACCCCCAGCACCGAGAATTTCACCAGTACGGTCCCGGCGAGCGGGATCCCCACCCGGGCCAGCCGCAGCATCTGCCGCGGATCAGGCCGCCCGGGCCGTATCCGCCGGCCGGCCAGCACCGTACTCCGGCGCAGGGCACGCTGGTTGAGGGATGCGCTGATCAGTCCGGACGAGAGCATGGCCACA includes these proteins:
- a CDS encoding MATE family efflux transporter, whose translation is MSDRSAFMTIVRAAAPLYMTTIAASAGSLVQTALLGRHATASLAAFAVTLAVFAPATATVAGALRGVMPFVAPHKDDPEALLPLVRSGMWLAFAVGGVCAAAVTAVPLIGGMWGVPRTTLDQLGAFPFMLAGSVLLIAVGSSATSVLVALGHSAQVMRSGLFGTAASVTLSLLLVGGPGPLPSWGLTGAGVAMLSSGLISASLNQRALRRSTVLAGRRIRPGRPDPRQMLRLARVGIPLAGTVLVKFSVLGVLTFAAARLSTDSAAVHNVSESLVNVIFTAAVAVGQATVPLIAGYAEEHDTARIRSSVWAGTRVALCAVAVLGAVLLVLRGPVVGLFTTDPALGGEVTRLLPLVLAVVVTDALQAVVGFALIGLKRTGPSLVWTVVWFGALAALAVPIADAGGLTGLWAALACANLLQAASKLVSFLRQGTRLGAAAPAPASTAGDGRLDTHRR